cCAGCAGTGACAAGACAAGAGGTTTTTTTGAATAGATGGCAAGCCGGGAGATAAAATAGGGAGAGAGAGCGAGGAATGCTGGGAAGCTGGTGGCTGtaaaagaagaaagggaaatcaccagtattttttatatatatatgggtggGAGTGGAACGCTCGTGAACGGTGTTCGTCGCTGGTTTCAACGCcgaaacaacaataataatagtagtggtATTCCACAATCATCGGTAAAGGTGAAGGAGGAAATAGAGGAGACAGAGGAGCAGGAGTTAACTGTGATTGAGGATTTTGATATTTCTGGTCTCCAACTTATTAGAGTTCCTAAACGCATCCATTTCCCTCCTGGTTTTACCATGGATCCTCACAAGAAGGTAACCTAAATCAAATCCCATTCAAGAATATACATGGACAGATCTCTGTCttgtgggtttttcttttttctttgttttgttcctgatctcttctttgttttctttgataactactgtttcattttgtttttatgatatggttaaatatgttttcttttcttttttaatgggtTTTCTGGGATTTGTTTGGCTGCTCCGTTAATCTGTTTTAATGTGCTTAAATTTTCAACTTTTGATTGCAAAAATACAATGGgttcaatgataaaattgagtTCTTGTATGGTATTTGATATCGATTTCACTTTTGGTACAATGTATTATTCCTTCATTGGATTCATCTGCATTTTTGGGTCCAGAAGaatgtggtttttttaaagtgtggtTGTCATTGTCGATTTGCTTATTAGATGCACAATTGTGTTAACAATTATTATTGTGCATGGTTATGTGATGCTTCAATCTTAGTTGTTTCACTTTCTCATATTTGGTTCTTAGGAATCATTTGTTAATCTTACTTTTAGTGAAAAGAGTCTTTTATTTGACTGGATCTGTAGgtgacagttttttttattaaaaaatgctCCTTatgatatgattaaaaaattatggtggTAGATGCATGTTATTTACCATCTGACATATTTCCTTTTGTATAACATGGTAAGAATGCAAAGCTGACCATTTGGTGGATTTTGTAAGTTCAATCAACATTTATGATGTTCTCACATGAGTTTCATGGAAATTGAAATACTTTTATGAAATTCATCaagaagttttaatttttatctgaGTGTTAGTTTTACATTCGTTTGCTGCATTGTACATGAACCAATAAGCCATAAAAGATAGGTTTTAACATTACCTCCCATTGTAGATCTTCCTTTGATCAATGTTTACCAGTGACATGTTTGCATGAGATAGGTGATGCTATACCTTTTACATGTACTTCAACCCTCTACTCTGTATCTCTCTACGTAAATTGCAGTTTGATGTTGATAAAAAGTAAGTTTGATTCTTTAAACAGGGCTCGGCTGAGGCAGATTTCTTCACCGAGTATGGAGAGGGTAATCGATACCAAGTACAAGAAGTCGTCGGGAAAGGTAGTTATGGTGTTGTTGGCTCAGCAATTGATACTCATACCGGAGAAAAGGTtgcaatcaagaaaattaatgatgtttttgagCATGTTTCTGATGCCACACGTATTCTGAGAGAAATTAAACTCCTTCGGTTGCTTCGTCATCCTGATATTGTAGAAATAAAGCACATTATGCTTCCTCCTTCCCGTAGGGAATTCAGAGATATCTATGTTGTTTTTGAGTTGATGGAATCTGATCTTCATCAAGTAATCAAGGCAAATGATGATCTTACACCTGAGCATTATCAGTTTTTCTTGTACCAGCTTCTTCGTGGtctaaaatatatacatacagGCATGTGTTACTTAttgtcttttgtctttttatgccttttttgatagttgattcattttttacatttcttGCAGCAAATGTGTTTCATCGAGATTTAAAGCCAAAAAACATTCTTGCTAATGCTGACTGCAAATTGAAGATATGCGATTTTGGTCTTGCTAGAGTATCTTTCAATGATGCCCCATCAGCTATTTTTTGGACAGTATGTTCTCTAATGCAACTTATgagcttctgttttatttttttatttttgttttcctgtTCTTTTTTAGGCCTCAAATGACAAAATAAGTAATTAAgcatttgtttttccattttagCTCATTTTTCAAGCTTTCCCATAAATGCCTGTTTGTGTATTTGATTTTGTGCTGTAATTGTTTCCTGTTGTCACTCTTCTGTCCTATTTGGGTTTAGTTttattacatggattttttcacTTGTAATGAGTTTGATGGAATAAAGTTTGGTTGTTGCTACCCCGGTAATGAGATTCAAGAGATGGGCTTAATGGATAGGTGACCATTTGATGGATGTTGACGTTTTTATTGCTGGCTAGGGGTTTTTTCCTCGTATGCTTGCCTGGCTGGACATGGAAGTGGGTTTGTGAAATGTTTATTTGGTTGCTCTTGGAGGTGGATTTTGGTGCCTTAAATGGTTGGATATGTAAGGTCTATAATATACTAACTttttctgccttttttttttggaaggacTATGTAGCGACTAGGTGGTATCGTGCTCCTGAACTCTGTGGCTCTTTCTTCTCCAAAGTAAGCTTCCTTTTACTGTTTGATGTCTCAACACTTTTATCACTTCCTTTTCTATTCTGGTTGCTATGACAGCTTTAGGTATCTGAAAGAGTGGTGCAGGGAAACTAAATCAGGGTACCCTGTTTGTTGGTTTcaactttcttcattttctccaATTTATTCCTCTGGGCATCAATGGCATTGGTCACTTCACCTTGTTATGCCCAAATAACATATTATGTAATAGGACACTTGTTTTGGACCTATCCTTggtaattttaaacaatttacTTGATGTAGATAAACTTTGATCCCATTGTAGTTGCTTTTGGATTTCAATGAGGATCTTAATCCATCCTAAAATAtgttgaaattcagttgctgtTTTGCCAATCTAAGTTGTTCGAAATGCTGCCTGCCAAATATTTTAATCTGGCAGTAACAAGTGGTACTGCTCCTTAATGAGAAAAACTTGCTTGAACAATATTGTCTGGCAGCCATTTATGataaatatatcatttcaaGTGGATCGTGGCTGGTATTTTATCAATGATCCTATCTTAAGCCTGAATCTTGGCATTTCTTTCGTTGTTTTCTTAATCCTTTGATTATTTTCATCCAGTGAAATTCATTCAAGCGTATCTGAGTCCTTCCTGCTGTGAGACCTTGCAAAGGCAATGCTAGAGTTAGGTGTTACCAAAGTATTTGTACATGAAAAGTTGTTTGAATGTCTGTTGAAGCAAGCCAAAATAGCGTATTTATTGAACTCGTATTAATGTTTCTTGGatacttgtaaatgtttatTCTTCTACTAGAGATTACAAAATACTCTTATATCTTGTAGCCAGACCTATATACAGCTCTTAGGATGTACATTCTCAGAGCCAAGTTTTTGTCATGATTCTCTGCCTTGCGATGCCAAGATTTAAGGGGCTGACAGATATCCACACCATACTTGGGAAACTAGGAGCACAACCTTTGGTTAACTGGCTGGTTGTACATTGGATCTAAAAGATGTTATTGAGCCTGGATTTGTAGGCCCATTGCTAAGATATTGCAGCATGGACTGGATGGTCATATTGATTcaaaagtgtattttatttataatatgcatGCACACACATTCACATGCATGTGCTCGTGATAGGTATGGGATTGTGTGCATTCTTCATTCTTGACGACTTGcatgttttctctctttcttctcgCATATTGATAAATGTTACCTGCTCAATTTCAATGGTCAATTTCAGTTTATTCTTTTATTGACAAGCAATTACTCTCCTCATTTTCATTCAACTGTTGAAAACATGTAGTGACTAAGTGTTTTCATCTCTTCAGTACACTCCTGCAATTGATACTTGGAGCATTGGATGTATATTTGCCGAAATGCTCACAGGAAAACCACTGTTTCCTGGGAAAAATGTGGTTCACCAATTGGATCTCATGAGTGATTTGCTAGGCACTCCTCCTCCTGAAACTCTTTCAAGGGTTAGTATCTCATTTTAgtcacttcttttcttttgtcaatAGACAAACCTATTAAACACTTTTATGCTGTCATTGTTATAAATCTTTTGCAGTAATTTGCTCTTTCTTGGTCTTAAGGAAGTGCACTAATTTGATGCTGTTTTGCTTTTTATGTTATGTAGCTTGTTGTTTCCTTGTGTTCCTTCATTCATCCATGCTTTCCCTGTATGTTACTTACCATTATGTTGGCAGATTCGAAATGAAAAGGCAAGGAGGTATCTTAGTAGCATGCGGAAGAAACCACCTGTTCCTTTCTCTCAGAAGTTCCCTAATGTTGATCCCTTGGCTCTTCGCCTACTGGAGCGTCTGCTTGCATTTGATCCTAAAGATCGTCCAACAGCTGAAGAGGTACTAAGATTCAGTAATTATGATATCATTATTTCaaactcaaattaaataaaaatataaaagaggtCTCTATGAAAGCTGTTTTTGAATCGTGATACACTCTACCATGCCTAATGCTTCCAGGCTTTAGCTGATCCTTACTTTAATGGTTTGTCAAATGTTGAGCGTGAGCCATCCACTCAACCTATTTCAAAATTGGAGTTTGAGTTTGAGAGGAGGAAATTAACAAAAGACGATGTAAGAGACCTGATCTACAGAGAGGTATGGTTGTAATAATCTGTTGCTTTTTTTGCACTGTGGCTTTCACACGTCATGGCGACTAAAATGAACTTTTGGTTTGCTGTGAACAGATATTAGAGTATCACCCACAGATGCTGCAGGAGTACCTTCGAGGTGGAGAGCAGACTAGCTTTATGTATCCAAGGTAGAATGGTTGTTTATAACCTAGAAAACAcatgttttcaagaaaacaattattagtaaatatttttttttaacaatttcccGATTTTAGAAAATCTTCATTGAAACTGGAAAACTCTCCTCAAGTAAACATGACCTTAGAGAGGTTTAAAAGCTGGCATTTGGCATGCGCAATAGCAAATTAACACCtgattttatgaattatatatGTACTTTGAAAATGAGATATTATGTGTTTTGATATGCCCTTTTCTATACTAATTCTTTCTGTCTACCATAGTGGCGTTGATCGATTCAAGCGACAATTTGCGCATCTTGAGGAGCACCGTGGTAAGGGGGGAAAAAACACTCCACTCCAAAGACAGCATGCTTCCTTGCCTAGGTAAGTGCTGgatatgaattttttctttttctttcatttgaaGCTATATGATCATATGATTAGGCAAGGTGGCCCCCCtctttacatatatatattgtttgtgTGCGCCTGATTTTGACCAATTTCAAATGAATCATGGCTCTCCGTTTGCAAAACACCAATGATTCAACTATTTAATGGTGCAATTTTTACTGAATATTGACGACCCACAAGCGTTACCTCTTCTTCAGAGAGCGGGTTCCTGCTCCCAAGGATGAGACTGCAGCCCGAAACACTGATATTGAGGGGCGAACTGCAGCTTCTGTTGCAACATCTCTTCAAAGCCAGCAACCAGATGGTTCAGAGGATGCGACAGCTGCAGCACAAAATGGATCTAGCAAGCCAAACTACAGTAATCGAAGCTTATTGAAGAGTGCTAGCATCAGTGCCTCCAAATGTGTGGTTGTGAAACCAAAAGGAGATACAGAGGTAACATCATTTTACACAAGTACTCTGTTTGTCCATCTGTGGAAGAGTTGAAGGTACATTACATAGTAGAAGTGATGAACATAAAAAGGGAATTATGACAAGTAATCTTAGGAGACTGGCTGCTACTAGTGCGGCTAACACTGATAAGAGTCCTAAAATGGGTATCACTTGTTTTGCAGTTTTCGGTTACCAtgcttattatattattttagggtttattttcaTGCATGTAGTGGAAGTTTTGTTTAACTATTCATTTTCCcataccttttcttttgataaaatGCTGCTTTAAATGGGTGATTGCACGCAGTAATAGGAGGATATTATAAGCCTTGTGGCATGTTTTCATCCCCACTTCATATTCAAGTTTTTCTTATGGCAGGAGGAAACGATTACTGAGGCCAATGATGAGGTTGTAAATGACTTGTCTGAAAAGGTGGCAGCCTTATAGAGATTCAGATGGCTGACTTTGGCGACCTGCCTGTTTTCCAGCTTTATGTGGATAGTGGTTGCTTCGCAATGACCTACACGGAGGATCAGGCAGAAGCTAGTTAGACTCCATTGTTATACTTGCCTTCTTGTCAATGCAACTCcattcatacaaaaatatactcTGTTCCATTTCTCAGTGTTATTTGATAGGAAATAcctttttcttggttttatttgataggaaaaaaagagttttggTCTGGAGAGGATATGACACTACTGGCACGCGTTAATGTAAATGACACTACTGGCACGCGTTAGAGCAATCTTGAAGAAAAGAGATGTTCAATCGAAGCTGGTTTAATGCTGTGATGCATCGTtccttgattgtttttctaagaATAATCATTCCCAGACTGCAGGATCATTCTAACTGTGATATGTTCGATCTCATTTACGGGTGCTATTCCGCGGGGCTGGAATTTTTTTTCCGCCCGTAAAAACTATagattaaaatttcttttaaaaaagtgatcttataaaaaaaatatgagttaatttatcaaattcatgGTCTAGATGATAAATTATGAGATTGGAataatctaatgaaaaaaaaataaaaacaaattacaaagtctattttatttttttaaaaaaaaaaactaatgttaaatattttattgaagggtgaaattaaaaagaaaattaatttaacaaaagaaaaaaaaattaaaataataaaacaatcaaaataaagaggatcaaattgaaaaaaacagcATATCACAAATTGGAATTaaagtatgaaattgaaaacaaatcaaattttataaaaaaaccaaaaataaaaattataaataaaaaaaataaagataagagtTGAAATATCCATTAACAAGATAATAACTCCAAACTTTTCCAAGGCAAACTTGATTTTTGATGGAAGAAGAACCATGTGCCACCACTCCACTAGAAAGATCTCAACACAACGATATCAAAGACATCATGAAAGGGGATTTTTGGTCGGAGGAGGCACTATACATGAAGCTCAAAAAGTACGAGTGCCTTCCACACGCAACCGCGTGTTGCACACTTCtgtcaaatttttaattatattttatatttattcaaataccAAATTACTACTCAACCAACATGCTTATAAcaaaaaatcagtaaaaaaataaataaaaaagccatTAGACaccaattttataatttttacttttgagGATATTGTAGTcatttcactatattttttaaatgcgaAAGATGTATTTGTCCCCGATCAACCTAGtaatgacaaataaattttgtaaaaacaTCTCATTGCCCTTATTAATTagttcaaagatttttttaagaaaaatcatcgttacactattttaataaaatgaattttaataagCAATGTTttcactcaaaataaaaaatgtttttctaaggTAAATTATGCTTTGTTAATAGCATGCAACTTACATGAGCAATTCACTAAAGCCTATTTTAATGTCCACCAAAACACTTTGCAAGTTGGACTATATTCATAAGAATagtttgcaattatttttttcatatcaatcattgcacttttattttttgaaatttttttttcaagttatattaacatagttttttttttccaacatgaagttttgaaaaatattcaaaacatgaattaaaaattgtttttgctaaatcaaaatttaattgtaattaagaataagaattaaaaggAGAACCAACttacaaaacaaaatccatTTAGATTTTTTCATGGGGAGATTACAAAATGATCCCtagagttttggtttttttttttttaattattattatcattttgttcatgttgttttagaaattcatgttttggtatcaaacttaattttttggaAAGTTACttgaagaggagagagagaatccTTAAATGACTATATTTCAACTTCCAAAAAGACTAATCTTTATGTcaatgagtttgtttttttaaagaggaGTTCAATGGAAGTGGCGTTTTCTTATAATCATGCTATAAAAAGTAGATTGAGatccataattgttttttccgatgtgtttaatttttattttttatagtgattAGAGGGTGCTTTGAAGTtagaaatgaatttattaaggtttttatagggtttttgaggtgtttttatgtgaaaacaaatttttttttaaaaaaatggtttatTTAGATCCAAAAACTCAAATAAGATAGGTCTATCACGATATATAACTTGTCACctatttagaaaaaacaaaaaaaaaatagaccaaaAATCACTTGCCAAGCGCATGAGACGGGACTAAATGCTTCTAAGCTTTTTGAATGTTATTTAGGTGATCATGCTTAGCTTGCTAGGCTTATAGCAcctaatatacttttttttttaattaatattttctatttaaatattgattaataatctttttttattattatttaaactgTTGAGTTGAACTTTTTCTTAAATGgtgaataattgttttatttaaaatttttttatgatgcttcaaatagattattataatttatctataaCCTTTTTTCCTCTTATATGTTATATGAATAAGGTGTATTTGCACGACAcatttataaaaacacaaattttttgttattattaatgagCATTAACATTTAagataaaacaaatgaaaacatataaaataaaaatgataatcaatgtaaaatatttaCGTTTgcatctatgtttttattttattagaaagatTAGCTTCTCgctttgttatttaattaacatgaacacttttttttttattggtttatatattttttaatttattttattaagcataaataacatatttttatttttgaattaaaaaaaatcataatatttagaAACACATTCATAATGCAAGCGCTTATTTATTTTGTGCTAGAAATTAACTTGAGTTCCTACCCCAACAAAGCATGGATAGGGAACTAGTATTAATTGTCATATTTGAGATCTATTTATTCAATGCACAACACATGAGATATTTTGAGAGgtgaataataatattaagattagaattgcttaaaaaaaaaacactactttTATAATCTcacattcttattttttaatttattttattaaacataaataatatctttttatttgtcaattaaaaaataatcattatactcaaaaaatacattcataacgtaaatgcttatatatatatatatttttttttttccctatcctTGCCTGGTAACAACTTGCCCTTTTCTTCTAGGTGTTAACACTACACACATCTCTTTTATACTAAGGGTGCATGTGTTGTATTGTTCATTATACATTAAATTCCTATCATATTGCTAAGGCCTTATCAACATATGACATGCATCAATGTATAACACATCACaccaagtattttaataattttttttttgccgatagagaagaaaagaaaaacatcatttatCCATGTTTATCTCATTGTCTCACTTAAATCAGGTTAGTTTATAGGACATGAGATGATTATTTATTGAGTTCCAGCTTATTGACTGTGTTTTTGATGCTACATTCTTATAGATGCCATTATCGATAACGAGGTGGCATACTTTATCTTGAATTATACAAGTTGAAATATACCAACGCTTATCTAGTCCTCACCCAAATCATTCTTGAGAGTCAACAGACTCTTTTGGATGACAAAGGTACACTTTTGTCTTTATACAGGATCTTTATAATCTAATTCATCATAATTATACCCCTTTATAGAatcttttttatcaatatatttattgttgtCGATGAACATTGCAGTGGTGGCTCAAAATAAATATCGTGAAAAATTTGAGTTGCCatctagtaattaaaaaaaattagggatcCTAAAATATATGCTAGTTTTAGAAATTCAGGTAAATAATTGGTTATGCTTAAGGGAAGAATATCGCCACCCTTACAATGTCCTTTCTTATAAAAGATTAACTTTACtatgtattttttcttaaatttatttatttgattgccTTTAAttatcctaattattttttgtttattttcaatttattttcaatttagttgtTAAACATGTcataaaacaacattaatttctaaaaatagaagactcgtcaaaaaatattgatgttgagtcataaaaagaaatttttgttGAAATTGCTAAAAATGAACGTAACctgtgtttaatttaaattatggaTATAGGTTTCTTTAAAAGGagatatgtgaaaaaaaaaaaagatgtttatctctgaaaaagagagattttgtCAAGATGGTTAAAAGAATAGGTGTTAGACCTATATGGATGATAAAAATTGGTCCTTGGGCCCAAGGAGTAGCAAAAATGATATTTGGctattttgttaaaaacaaatcttgtaAATTTAGAATCTTGTatacttgtttatttattttttaaaaagaataaatggattttgattttgatatgaaGGCCCATTAAGCCAATTTATAAACTAAATGACAAATGCTCCCATTTTTTAATGATAGAAtatgcaaaattttttttttggaaaaacttGGCTATGATGCTCAACATAttacaaaaaaactaaagggcTCAACCTTTTCCTTTAGCATGCAAGAAGAATCATTGCGGATTCAAGCAATGTCATGACTATTTTGTTgaggataaaattattttt
The genomic region above belongs to Populus alba chromosome 12, ASM523922v2, whole genome shotgun sequence and contains:
- the LOC118046282 gene encoding mitogen-activated protein kinase 9; protein product: MGGSGTLVNGVRRWFQRRNNNNNSSGIPQSSVKVKEEIEETEEQELTVIEDFDISGLQLIRVPKRIHFPPGFTMDPHKKGSAEADFFTEYGEGNRYQVQEVVGKGSYGVVGSAIDTHTGEKVAIKKINDVFEHVSDATRILREIKLLRLLRHPDIVEIKHIMLPPSRREFRDIYVVFELMESDLHQVIKANDDLTPEHYQFFLYQLLRGLKYIHTANVFHRDLKPKNILANADCKLKICDFGLARVSFNDAPSAIFWTDYVATRWYRAPELCGSFFSKYTPAIDTWSIGCIFAEMLTGKPLFPGKNVVHQLDLMSDLLGTPPPETLSRIRNEKARRYLSSMRKKPPVPFSQKFPNVDPLALRLLERLLAFDPKDRPTAEEALADPYFNGLSNVEREPSTQPISKLEFEFERRKLTKDDVRDLIYREILEYHPQMLQEYLRGGEQTSFMYPSGVDRFKRQFAHLEEHRGKGGKNTPLQRQHASLPRERVPAPKDETAARNTDIEGRTAASVATSLQSQQPDGSEDATAAAQNGSSKPNYSNRSLLKSASISASKCVVVKPKGDTEEETITEANDEVVNDLSEKVAAL